A genome region from Pangasianodon hypophthalmus isolate fPanHyp1 chromosome 11, fPanHyp1.pri, whole genome shotgun sequence includes the following:
- the rbb4l gene encoding histone-binding protein RBBP7, with amino-acid sequence MADKEVYDDAVEERVINEEYKIWKKNTPFLYDLVMTHALEWPSLTVQWLPDVSRPEGKDYAIHRLVLGTHTSDEQNHLVIASVQIPNDDAQFDASHYDSEKGEFGGFGSVSGKIEIEIKINHEGEVNRARYMPQNPCIIATKTPTSDVLVFDYTKHPSKPDPSGECSPDLRLRGHQKEGYGLSWNPNLSGNLLSASDDHTICLWDISGSPKEGKIVDAKTIFTGHTAVVEDVSWHLLHESLFGSVADDQKLMIWDTRSNNTAKPSHSVDAHTAEVNCLSFNPYSEFILATGSADKTVALWDLRNLKLKLHSFESHKDEIFQVQWSPHNETILASSGTDRRLNVWDLSKIGEEQSAEDAEDGPPELLFIHGGHTAKISDFSWNPNEPWVICSVSEDNIMQVWQMAENIYNDEETDTPASELESQAS; translated from the exons ATGGCAGACAAAGAAG TGTATGATGATGCTGTAGAGGAGCGGGTAATAAATGAAGAATACAAAATATGGAAGAAAAACACGCCTTTTCTCTACGACCTGGTCATGACACATGCCCTCGAATGGCCAAGTCTAACGGTGCAGTGGTTGCCTGATGTGAgcag ACCGGAGGGAAAGGATTATGCAATTCACAGACTGGTGCTGGGAACACACACTTCAGATGAGCAGAACCATCTGGTCATTGCCAGTGTTCAGATCCCCAACGACGACGCTCAGTTTGATGCTTCTCACTACGACAGTGAAAAAGGAG agTTTGGAGGCTTTGGGTCTGTGAGCGGAAAGATTGAGATCGAGATAAAGATCAATCATGAGGGTGAGGTGAACCGGGCGAGGTACATGCCACAGAACCCCTGCATAATCGCCACGAAGACTCCTACATCTGATGTGCTAGTCTTTGACTACACTAAACACCCATCCAAACCAG ACCCCAGCGGTGAGTGCAGTCCAGACCTGAGACTCAGAGGGCATCAGAAGGAGGGCTATGGTCTTTCCTGGAACCCCAACCTGAGTGGAAACCTGCTCAGTGCATCAGATGATCAC ACGATCTGTCTATGGGACATCAGTGGATCTCCTAAGGAAGGAAAGATTGTAGATGCCAAGACCATCTTCACAGGCCACACTGCCGTAGTGGAGGACGTGTCCTGGCACCTTCTGCATGAGTCGCTTTTCGGCTCAGTGGCTGATGACCAGAAACTTATGAT CTGGGACACAAGGTCCAACAACACAGCTAAGCCCAGTCACTCAGTGGATGCTCACACTGCTGAAGTCAACTGCTTGTCCTTCAATCCCTACAGCGAGTTCATCCTAGCCACCGGGTCTGCAGATAAG ACTGTGGCCCTGTGGGATCTGCGCAACCTGAAGCTGAAGCTCCACTCTTTCGAGTCACACAAGGATGAAATATTCCAG GTTCAGTGGTCTCCTCATAACGAGACGATCCTGGCCTCCAGTGGAACAGACAGGCGACTCAACGTCTGGGACCTGAG TAAAATTGGAGAGGAACAGTCTGCTGAGGATGCGGAAGATGGACCTCCAGAACTGCTG TTTATTCACGGCGGCCACACAGCGAAGATCTCTGATTTCTCATGGAATCCCAATGAGCCCTGGGTGATCTGCTCTGTCTCTGAAGATAACATTATGCAAGTTTGGCAAATG GCTGAAAACATCTACAATGACGAAGAGACAGACACTCCTGCCTCAGAGCTCGAAAGCCAGGCCTCATAA